One region of Exiguobacterium acetylicum genomic DNA includes:
- a CDS encoding VOC family protein — MPSKRMDHISLNVVNLEEAIHFFSLCGLEVRGRWEMKGEILDRLLNLEGAETECVALGLPGEAIWLELVRFKHPRDTPSVIQSVHAGGLRHLCFEVTALAAIVERLADNGYQSIGDVANYENEYRLCYVRGPEGVIIELAEKIGPV; from the coding sequence ATGCCGAGTAAACGAATGGATCATATCAGCCTGAACGTCGTGAATTTAGAAGAAGCGATTCACTTTTTTTCGCTTTGTGGTCTCGAAGTACGCGGACGATGGGAGATGAAAGGAGAAATACTCGATCGTTTATTAAATTTAGAGGGAGCGGAGACGGAGTGTGTTGCACTCGGATTACCAGGTGAAGCAATCTGGCTTGAACTCGTTCGATTTAAACACCCGCGTGACACGCCTTCCGTGATCCAATCCGTCCACGCAGGTGGATTGCGTCATCTCTGTTTTGAAGTAACGGCACTCGCCGCGATCGTCGAACGTTTAGCGGACAATGGATATCAGTCGATTGGCGACGTCGCGAATTACGAAAATGAGTATCGCCTATGTTACGTAAGAGGACCAGAAGGCGTGATCATTGAGTTGGCAGAAAAAATCGGACCTGTCTAA
- a CDS encoding NAD(P)-binding domain-containing protein — MSYASSHPIVIIGAGPIGLAAAAQLVVEGQSFLLFEKGPSIAHHIKQWEHVRMFSTWQYNISDAARHLLELTEWIAPANDAVPTGTELIKQYLAPLAALPEIAPSLHFQHKILSISRAGLDKMTNASREVTPFELVIDTPNGRKHILARAVIDASGVLGRPNPAISSGHRVEIEQNLSVRYSIVDAKRDTVVFANQSVAVIGSGHSALNSLLELVSIKAQHPETEIHWILRKSDPVQAYGGEDKDALEGRGALGSRIRQLVERDQIRVHSSFKTQSIESKGKSFDITAQDGRSLHHIDQLIVNAGSRPDFSFLEEVRLDIDPVTESSRILAPLIDPNLHSCGTVRPHGEAELRHPDLGLYLVGAKSYGRAPTFLLATGYEQVRSIVAFLVGDEARAKQVKLSLPETGVCNVSLPQSSTSCCS; from the coding sequence ATGTCATACGCTTCTTCCCACCCCATCGTCATTATCGGTGCCGGTCCGATCGGTCTTGCAGCTGCAGCTCAACTTGTAGTGGAAGGTCAATCGTTTTTACTATTTGAGAAAGGTCCTTCGATTGCCCATCATATCAAACAATGGGAGCACGTCCGGATGTTTTCGACGTGGCAATACAATATTAGTGACGCAGCACGTCACTTGCTCGAGCTGACGGAATGGATCGCACCAGCAAACGATGCTGTGCCGACCGGAACTGAATTGATCAAACAATACCTTGCCCCACTTGCTGCATTACCGGAAATTGCTCCCTCTCTACATTTCCAACATAAGATTCTCTCGATTTCACGGGCAGGCCTAGACAAGATGACAAATGCCTCACGTGAAGTAACGCCGTTCGAATTAGTTATAGATACGCCGAATGGTCGTAAACATATTCTCGCTCGCGCGGTCATCGATGCGTCTGGCGTCCTCGGGCGACCAAACCCTGCAATCAGTTCCGGACATCGAGTCGAAATCGAGCAGAACTTATCTGTCCGGTATTCGATCGTAGATGCGAAACGTGATACTGTTGTTTTCGCGAATCAATCCGTCGCTGTCATCGGTAGCGGGCACTCGGCTTTGAACTCGCTCCTTGAACTCGTTTCCATTAAAGCGCAACACCCTGAAACGGAGATTCATTGGATTCTTCGCAAATCGGACCCCGTTCAAGCCTACGGCGGAGAAGACAAGGATGCATTGGAAGGTCGCGGAGCACTCGGTTCGCGTATCCGTCAGCTCGTTGAACGAGATCAGATTAGGGTTCACTCCAGCTTCAAGACCCAATCCATTGAATCGAAAGGGAAGTCGTTTGACATCACTGCTCAAGATGGCCGGTCCCTGCATCACATCGATCAGTTGATCGTCAACGCAGGAAGTCGACCCGACTTTTCGTTCCTCGAGGAAGTACGGCTTGACATCGACCCTGTCACCGAGAGTAGTCGAATACTTGCTCCTCTGATTGATCCGAACCTTCATAGTTGCGGAACTGTCCGTCCACATGGAGAAGCAGAGTTACGTCATCCAGATCTCGGACTTTATCTAGTCGGTGCAAAAAGTTACGGTCGTGCTCCGACTTTCCTGCTTGCGACCGGTTATGAACAAGTTCGATCAATCGTTGCTTTTCTTGTCGGAGACGAGGCACGTGCGAAGCAGGTCAAGTTATCATTACCAGAGACGGGTGTGTGCAACGTTTCCCTGCCACAATCATCGACTTCCTGTTGTTCTTAA
- a CDS encoding MarR family winged helix-turn-helix transcriptional regulator — protein sequence MNETRELFQTFTRRFGLLNKNCCAVLEEEISLVQSHLLYQVAKHPDSAMQEIADQLALDITTFSRQVQTLIKRDLLVKRPAINDRRIHLLRLSEKGLRVAQAIDEEMNTYLDSIFSSMTSFEKAHVLQAIDLLNTKMGESDVCCKPCL from the coding sequence ATGAATGAAACGCGTGAATTATTTCAAACGTTCACCCGGCGCTTCGGATTATTGAATAAGAATTGTTGTGCCGTCCTAGAAGAAGAAATTTCTCTCGTTCAAAGTCATCTGCTGTATCAGGTTGCCAAACATCCTGACTCCGCAATGCAAGAAATTGCGGACCAACTCGCTCTTGATATCACTACGTTCAGCCGACAAGTGCAAACATTGATTAAGCGGGACCTACTCGTAAAGCGTCCCGCGATCAACGATCGGCGAATTCACCTACTTCGCCTGTCCGAGAAAGGGTTACGTGTTGCTCAAGCCATTGACGAAGAGATGAACACGTATCTTGATTCCATCTTCTCATCAATGACTTCCTTCGAAAAAGCACATGTCCTCCAGGCAATCGACTTGCTGAATACGAAGATGGGCGAGAGTGACGTCTGCTGTAAACCATGTCTCTAA
- a CDS encoding GNAT family N-acetyltransferase produces the protein MLVRSMEEKDRSTVIAIYRQGVEEGNATFETMIHEQEWWTTLMQSERFVLEQGGKVIGWAKLGCVSERHVYRGVREVSIYLERSARGLGGGRFLMEALITYADANGIWTLQSHMFPENIASRRLHERLGFELVGRRRAIAQHHGVWRDTLLLERRNDLR, from the coding sequence ATGCTTGTTCGTTCGATGGAAGAGAAAGATCGTAGCACTGTGATAGCTATCTATCGTCAAGGAGTAGAAGAAGGAAACGCGACGTTCGAAACGATGATTCATGAGCAAGAGTGGTGGACAACGCTGATGCAATCTGAACGATTCGTTCTAGAGCAAGGTGGAAAAGTGATTGGCTGGGCTAAACTGGGATGTGTTTCTGAACGTCATGTCTACCGTGGCGTTCGAGAAGTCAGTATATATCTAGAGCGTTCCGCTCGAGGACTCGGTGGTGGACGATTCTTAATGGAGGCATTGATCACCTATGCGGACGCCAACGGGATATGGACGCTTCAATCACACATGTTCCCAGAAAACATCGCAAGCAGACGGCTGCATGAGCGACTTGGGTTCGAGCTAGTCGGTCGACGACGTGCCATCGCACAGCATCATGGTGTCTGGCGAGACACGTTGTTGTTGGAGCGACGAAATGACCTCCGGTAA
- a CDS encoding flavodoxin family protein, producing MMLLKMTEEDGRMLHALFLNCTLKASREPSNTEALIRDVIAYWKQEDVTSEIVRIVDHQVAFGVTEDEGNGDEWPVIFEKVKRADIVVIGTPLWLGEKSSVATQVIERLYGGSGLTNDLGQAIYYNKVGGVIVTGNEDGAKHASASILYGLSHIGFTIPPNVDAYWVGEAGPGPSYIEAGRNNDFTKRHAQFLAANLYHFAKMLKEHPIPAEGNVME from the coding sequence ATGATGCTACTTAAAATGACGGAGGAGGATGGACGGATGTTGCACGCTTTATTTTTAAACTGCACCTTAAAAGCATCACGTGAACCATCGAATACGGAGGCACTGATCCGTGACGTGATCGCATATTGGAAACAGGAGGACGTCACTTCAGAAATTGTCCGCATCGTCGATCACCAAGTCGCGTTCGGCGTCACGGAAGACGAAGGCAACGGGGATGAATGGCCCGTGATTTTCGAAAAGGTGAAACGAGCGGATATCGTCGTCATCGGAACACCGCTCTGGCTGGGGGAAAAAAGTAGTGTTGCGACGCAAGTCATTGAACGATTATACGGAGGAAGCGGCTTGACGAACGATCTCGGACAAGCGATCTACTACAACAAGGTCGGTGGCGTCATCGTCACGGGGAATGAAGATGGAGCTAAACATGCGTCCGCTTCCATCTTGTACGGTCTGTCGCATATCGGCTTTACGATTCCGCCGAACGTCGATGCTTACTGGGTCGGTGAAGCGGGACCAGGACCATCGTACATCGAAGCAGGACGGAACAACGACTTTACGAAGCGACACGCACAGTTTTTAGCTGCCAACCTATACCATTTTGCGAAGATGTTAAAGGAACATCCGATTCCAGCAGAAGGGAATGTGATGGAATGA
- a CDS encoding YusW family protein: MKKQRLTGYGVATLFAMSLMLAGCGNDETSTDKVEEGSTNSNTTDDTMQDKDTVTKNADTDYGFNSLSIEADVEGDNDAIDISYDRDNDGTEAEYRYKGGQKQGDDAMAELDAKFKNLKIDADTSEKEVISEVERVFAIQDASRLEVEIEFSDGTEKEYKK; the protein is encoded by the coding sequence ATGAAAAAACAACGTTTAACAGGGTACGGTGTCGCGACATTGTTCGCGATGAGTTTAATGCTTGCAGGTTGCGGAAATGACGAAACGTCGACGGACAAGGTCGAAGAAGGATCAACGAATTCGAACACAACCGACGATACGATGCAAGACAAGGATACGGTAACGAAAAATGCCGACACGGATTATGGCTTCAACAGTTTGTCGATTGAAGCGGACGTTGAAGGGGATAACGATGCCATTGATATCAGCTATGATCGGGATAATGACGGAACGGAAGCGGAATATCGCTATAAAGGGGGGCAAAAGCAAGGAGACGACGCGATGGCGGAACTCGACGCAAAGTTCAAGAACTTAAAGATTGATGCGGATACATCTGAAAAAGAGGTCATCAGTGAGGTTGAGCGTGTGTTTGCGATTCAAGATGCTTCCCGCTTAGAGGTTGAAATCGAATTCTCAGACGGAACCGAAAAAGAATATAAAAAATAA
- a CDS encoding endonuclease/exonuclease/phosphatase family protein, with translation MSLSLSIATYNIWHHPHKRQERFEALCAEIKQHQPDILLLQEVMSTFHPDEPFVSIAEHLAEATGYPYMMMDPYMDSPDEGLAILTKLPFERTDSSAAATANINHHCAIRIPFSIEGVRFAVTNIHFNWRASDIRLDQLRFVNEWIASQTDDTTIEFLGGDFNDGPHSALHHAALKEWVDLAGSFAARTGQIAAATLDSVTNPYARKNDGITSPVRYDWLLCQRSLSQVTLQNVQLIGNHRLPHHLVPSDHYGVLAHVTLH, from the coding sequence ATGAGTCTTTCGTTATCGATTGCGACATATAACATCTGGCATCACCCGCACAAACGACAAGAACGGTTCGAGGCGTTATGCGCGGAGATCAAGCAACACCAACCGGATATTCTCCTCCTGCAAGAAGTCATGTCGACGTTTCATCCGGATGAACCATTCGTCTCGATCGCTGAGCACCTCGCAGAGGCGACCGGTTATCCGTATATGATGATGGATCCTTACATGGATTCACCGGACGAAGGACTTGCCATTCTGACGAAATTACCGTTTGAACGAACCGATTCGAGTGCCGCTGCGACAGCAAACATCAACCACCACTGTGCGATTCGGATCCCGTTTTCGATTGAGGGTGTTCGTTTTGCCGTGACGAACATTCATTTCAACTGGCGTGCTTCAGACATTCGACTCGATCAACTTCGATTCGTCAACGAATGGATTGCCTCGCAGACGGATGACACGACGATCGAGTTCTTAGGCGGTGACTTTAATGATGGTCCACACTCCGCTCTGCATCACGCCGCGCTTAAGGAATGGGTCGATCTCGCCGGTAGTTTTGCCGCTCGTACAGGACAAATTGCCGCCGCAACGCTTGATTCTGTGACGAATCCGTACGCAAGGAAGAACGACGGCATCACAAGCCCCGTTCGATATGATTGGTTACTCTGTCAGCGTTCGCTTTCACAGGTGACCTTACAGAACGTCCAGCTGATCGGAAATCATAGACTGCCGCATCACCTTGTACCGAGCGATCATTACGGTGTCCTCGCTCATGTGACGCTACACTAA